One region of Catenuloplanes indicus genomic DNA includes:
- a CDS encoding TadE/TadG family type IV pilus assembly protein gives MIRRADRGSVSVEVAILTPAFIALIVTAFVVGRTATAANAVDLAAHDAARAASISRNVTDADAAARAAVQAALAQQGLTCVNSNVIDYGTPNSLTRAFGTPVGQPASVVVTVTCVISFADLGFPGVPGNRTQQARYESVLDTYRSRS, from the coding sequence GTGATCCGCCGCGCCGACCGCGGGTCGGTCTCGGTCGAGGTCGCGATCCTCACGCCCGCGTTCATCGCGCTGATCGTGACCGCGTTCGTGGTCGGCCGGACCGCCACCGCGGCGAACGCGGTGGACCTCGCCGCGCACGACGCGGCCCGGGCCGCGTCCATCTCCCGGAACGTGACCGACGCGGACGCGGCCGCCCGGGCCGCGGTGCAGGCGGCACTGGCCCAGCAGGGCCTGACCTGCGTGAATTCCAACGTCATCGACTACGGTACGCCGAACTCGCTGACCCGCGCGTTCGGTACGCCGGTCGGCCAGCCCGCGTCCGTGGTGGTGACCGTGACGTGCGTGATCTCGTTCGCGGATCTCGGCTTCCCGGGCGTACCCGGTAACCGGACGCAGCAGGCCCGCTATGAGTCGGTGCTGGACACGTACCGGAGCCGGTCATGA
- a CDS encoding LysM peptidoglycan-binding domain-containing protein, whose protein sequence is MTSTQISVPRRIGRIATGLAGLVLLVGLLGGAPVALYAVAGNPIPDQLPTLDQAINTLTSPDDGQLFLRALALVGWLGWLTFALSVLVELVAMILRVPAPHLPGLRTQQRMATALLASVTLIVSTGAAASASALGLGATHAPATGFAPAAAPSIGIPGDTPLHVGYQSAAPAYTAGFGPAPATPDLSGAGFSAPDGWERGPWSGTPGAGPMHAAAGNSTAGEAGGGQAYRAPAKEAQPGDPMYRVEQDDYLGTIADRYLGDFERYPELAQLNGIADPDRIEAGDFLRLPENARDRGVREHATGLVDAPPPVTAPAPGGVAGPGGPAPEKPEPAPEKPAPAPEPAASGTATPGKPAPGPAATTPAPGSNATTPAPGGHTTPAPPAHHGEDPLGGLNGAKGLDGNDRGPLPLAVSAVLAAAAVVGAQVGALLGLRDRRRPRH, encoded by the coding sequence ATGACCAGCACACAGATCTCCGTACCGCGGAGGATCGGGCGGATCGCGACCGGACTGGCCGGGCTCGTGCTGCTCGTCGGCCTGCTGGGCGGCGCGCCGGTCGCGCTCTACGCGGTCGCGGGCAACCCGATCCCGGACCAGCTGCCCACGCTCGACCAGGCGATCAATACGCTGACCAGCCCGGACGACGGGCAGCTCTTCCTCCGCGCGCTCGCGCTGGTCGGCTGGCTCGGCTGGCTCACGTTCGCGCTGTCCGTGCTGGTCGAACTGGTGGCGATGATCCTGCGCGTGCCGGCGCCGCACCTGCCCGGCTTGCGCACCCAGCAGCGGATGGCGACCGCGCTGCTGGCGTCCGTCACGCTGATCGTCTCCACCGGCGCCGCCGCCTCCGCGTCCGCGCTCGGCCTCGGCGCCACGCACGCACCGGCCACCGGCTTCGCGCCCGCGGCGGCGCCCAGCATCGGCATCCCGGGCGACACGCCGCTGCACGTCGGCTACCAGAGCGCGGCACCGGCGTACACCGCCGGGTTCGGCCCCGCACCGGCCACACCGGACCTGTCCGGCGCCGGTTTCAGCGCCCCGGACGGGTGGGAACGGGGCCCCTGGAGCGGCACGCCGGGGGCCGGCCCGATGCACGCGGCGGCCGGGAACAGCACCGCGGGGGAGGCCGGCGGCGGCCAGGCCTATCGGGCACCGGCCAAGGAGGCACAGCCGGGCGACCCGATGTACCGGGTCGAGCAGGACGACTACCTGGGTACGATCGCGGACCGCTACCTCGGCGACTTCGAGCGCTACCCGGAGCTGGCGCAGCTCAACGGCATCGCCGACCCGGACCGGATCGAGGCCGGCGACTTCCTGCGCCTGCCGGAGAACGCCCGGGACCGCGGCGTACGCGAGCACGCGACCGGCCTGGTCGACGCGCCGCCACCGGTCACCGCCCCGGCGCCCGGCGGCGTGGCCGGCCCCGGCGGGCCCGCGCCGGAGAAGCCGGAACCCGCGCCGGAGAAGCCGGCGCCCGCACCCGAGCCGGCCGCGTCCGGCACCGCCACGCCCGGAAAGCCGGCGCCCGGCCCGGCCGCCACCACGCCGGCTCCCGGGTCGAACGCGACCACACCGGCGCCCGGCGGTCACACCACACCGGCGCCGCCGGCGCATCACGGCGAGGACCCGCTCGGCGGTCTCAACGGCGCCAAGGGCCTGGACGGCAACGACCGCGGTCCGCTTCCGCTCGCGGTCTCCGCGGTGCTGGCCGCGGCCGCCGTGGTCGGCGCCCAGGTCGGCGCGCTTCTCGGCCTCCGCGACCGTCGCCGCCCACGCCACTGA
- a CDS encoding TadE family protein, with the protein MRSIRDRARPVRARERLRSQRGASPIELAILMPVILFMLFGAIQIAAVYMARATALSAAQTAVGTQRLYDADEGSGRTRALAFIQTAGDWLTKPTVTVVVDDVNGVVSCDVTGNALTVVPGWTITVTQSASGPIERVTAPGGAP; encoded by the coding sequence GTGCGGTCCATTCGGGACCGCGCGCGGCCGGTGCGTGCCCGGGAGCGGCTCCGGTCGCAGCGCGGCGCCTCTCCGATCGAGCTCGCCATCCTGATGCCGGTCATCCTCTTCATGCTGTTCGGGGCCATCCAGATCGCCGCGGTGTACATGGCCCGGGCGACCGCGCTCTCCGCCGCCCAGACCGCGGTCGGTACCCAGCGGCTGTACGACGCGGACGAGGGCTCCGGCCGGACCCGCGCGCTCGCCTTCATCCAGACCGCCGGCGACTGGCTCACCAAGCCCACGGTCACCGTCGTCGTCGACGACGTGAACGGCGTGGTCAGCTGCGACGTCACCGGCAACGCGCTCACCGTCGTCCCGGGCTGGACGATCACGGTCACCCAGTCGGCGAGCGGGCCGATCGAGCGCGTCACCGCGCCGGGCGGTGCACCGTGA
- a CDS encoding nitrate- and nitrite sensing domain-containing protein — MNIRNWSIRSKIISLVSVPLVALLALWVFATVLTVDPALRLLASQDVLDGVGRPGEELVAELQQERRLSLVYLAGTASTPTARQDSVALTEQRERTDAAMASFRELSAEHADAAEELGRRLETAYTSLDAVPRQRAFVDSREVDKPGALRFYSAVIGDMFKVFDLVSQYDDPVLSRRANAMAQLGQAREVLGQVDALVAGASTAGRFQISEHGQMVQIIGTYRYLYDTAVADLDAETRQRYNLLIQSPVFERMNNMENALITSGADGKAVPIGLTQWTRTYDQVALQLRGFEQFTADRAAEDAVPLAVRTLGLLAVAGLLGLAAIVLSLVISVKVGRSLIKRLSELRAAATDLAGHRLPEVVTRLRRGDEVDVTAETRSLEFGTDEIGQLGNAFTEVQRTAVQAAVDEAALRRGLNDVFLNIARRSQTLLHRQLALLDRMERRVTDPDELADLFRVDHMATRMRRHAEDLVILAGAVPGRGWRNPVPMIDVVRGAVSEVEDYARVDIGVADDVAVVGRAVGDVIHLLAELIENGTSFSPPHTRVRVGGQPVPNGYAIEVEDRGLGMTPEELADANRRLAEPPEFDPANSARLGLFVVAQLAARHQIQVSLRASPYGGVSAVVLVPSELVTVVEPALPRFAVAQPVTPPQNGRTAVDARPAQPREIEPARSARPVGETIGTVVVDGMELPGRRSTKRRKAAPIAAITSDTENRTTEDGEDAPTLAMPQPGRETTDANPGDDPEETTTMDGLPKRVRQANLAPQLRPGRAAAPPAPAEAAPRTPDQVRSLMSALQAGTKRGRRAAEAMTAGQAVPQQRSEAVRATATPPPGAVLTPAPDAEIPTVGTPTTVQSSAAVENDAAEHSTHQVTDRDA; from the coding sequence ATGAACATCCGGAACTGGTCGATCCGATCGAAGATCATCTCGCTGGTGTCGGTGCCGCTCGTGGCGCTGCTGGCCCTCTGGGTCTTCGCCACCGTGCTGACCGTCGACCCGGCGCTGCGCCTGCTGGCGTCGCAGGACGTGCTCGACGGGGTGGGCCGTCCCGGCGAGGAGCTGGTGGCGGAGCTGCAGCAGGAGCGCCGGCTGTCCCTGGTCTATCTGGCCGGCACCGCGAGCACGCCCACCGCGCGGCAGGACAGCGTGGCGCTGACCGAGCAGCGGGAGCGTACGGACGCCGCGATGGCCTCGTTCCGGGAGCTGTCCGCGGAGCACGCGGACGCCGCTGAGGAACTGGGCCGCCGGCTGGAGACCGCGTACACGTCGCTGGACGCGGTCCCGCGGCAGCGCGCGTTCGTCGACTCGCGCGAGGTGGACAAGCCGGGCGCGCTGCGGTTCTACAGTGCGGTGATCGGCGACATGTTCAAGGTCTTCGACCTGGTCAGCCAGTACGACGACCCGGTACTCAGCCGCCGGGCGAACGCGATGGCGCAGCTCGGCCAGGCCCGTGAGGTGCTCGGCCAGGTGGACGCGCTGGTCGCCGGCGCCTCCACGGCCGGCCGGTTCCAGATCAGCGAGCACGGTCAAATGGTGCAGATAATCGGTACGTATCGGTACCTGTACGACACCGCGGTGGCCGATCTCGACGCGGAGACGCGGCAGCGCTACAACCTGTTGATCCAATCGCCGGTCTTCGAGCGCATGAACAACATGGAGAACGCGCTCATCACGTCCGGCGCGGACGGCAAGGCGGTGCCGATCGGGCTGACCCAGTGGACCCGCACCTACGACCAGGTCGCGTTGCAGCTGCGCGGCTTCGAGCAGTTCACCGCGGACCGCGCGGCCGAGGACGCGGTCCCGCTCGCGGTCCGTACGCTCGGGCTGCTCGCCGTCGCCGGTCTGCTCGGCCTGGCCGCGATCGTGCTGTCCCTGGTGATCTCCGTCAAGGTCGGCCGGTCCCTGATCAAGCGCCTGTCCGAGCTGCGCGCCGCCGCCACCGACCTGGCCGGTCACCGGCTGCCCGAGGTGGTCACCCGGCTGCGGCGCGGCGACGAGGTCGACGTGACCGCGGAGACGCGCAGCCTGGAGTTCGGCACCGACGAGATCGGCCAGCTCGGCAACGCGTTCACCGAGGTCCAGCGCACCGCGGTGCAGGCAGCGGTGGACGAGGCGGCGCTGCGCCGCGGCCTCAACGACGTCTTCCTCAACATCGCGCGGCGCAGCCAGACGCTGCTGCACCGCCAGCTCGCGCTGCTGGACCGGATGGAGCGCCGGGTCACCGACCCGGACGAGCTGGCCGACCTGTTCCGCGTCGACCACATGGCGACCCGCATGCGGCGCCACGCGGAGGACCTGGTGATCCTCGCGGGCGCGGTCCCGGGCCGGGGCTGGCGCAACCCGGTCCCGATGATCGACGTGGTCCGTGGCGCGGTCTCCGAGGTCGAGGACTACGCGCGCGTCGACATCGGCGTGGCGGACGACGTCGCGGTGGTCGGCCGCGCGGTCGGCGACGTGATCCACCTGCTGGCCGAGCTGATCGAGAACGGGACGTCGTTCTCGCCGCCGCACACCCGGGTCCGGGTCGGCGGCCAGCCGGTGCCGAACGGGTACGCGATCGAGGTGGAGGACCGCGGCCTCGGCATGACACCCGAGGAACTGGCCGACGCGAACCGCCGGCTCGCCGAGCCACCGGAGTTCGACCCGGCGAACAGCGCCCGCCTCGGCCTGTTCGTGGTCGCCCAGCTGGCCGCGCGCCACCAGATCCAGGTCAGCCTGCGCGCCTCGCCCTACGGCGGTGTGTCCGCGGTCGTGCTCGTCCCGAGCGAGCTGGTGACCGTCGTCGAGCCGGCGCTGCCCCGGTTCGCCGTGGCGCAGCCGGTCACCCCGCCGCAGAACGGCCGCACGGCGGTCGACGCCCGCCCGGCGCAGCCGCGTGAGATCGAACCCGCGCGCAGCGCCCGGCCGGTGGGTGAGACGATCGGCACGGTCGTGGTCGATGGGATGGAACTCCCCGGGCGCCGGTCGACGAAACGCCGCAAGGCGGCCCCGATCGCAGCCATCACATCGGACACGGAGAATAGGACGACAGAGGACGGCGAGGACGCGCCGACGCTCGCCATGCCGCAGCCGGGGCGGGAGACGACGGACGCGAACCCGGGGGACGACCCGGAGGAGACCACCACGATGGACGGCCTGCCCAAGCGCGTGCGCCAGGCGAACCTGGCACCGCAGCTCCGCCCGGGGCGTGCCGCGGCGCCCCCCGCGCCGGCGGAGGCCGCACCGCGTACCCCTGATCAGGTCCGCAGTTTGATGTCCGCGCTCCAGGCGGGCACGAAGCGCGGCCGGCGCGCGGCCGAGGCGATGACCGCCGGCCAGGCGGTACCGCAGCAGCGGAGCGAGGCCGTGCGCGCCACCGCGACGCCGCCGCCCGGCGCGGTGCTGACGCCGGCCCCGGACGCCGAGATCCCCACGGTCGGCACGCCGACGACCGTGCAGTCCAGCGCGGCCGTGGAGAACGACGCGGCAGAGCACAGCACGCACCAGGTGACAGACAGGGACGCATAA
- a CDS encoding roadblock/LC7 domain-containing protein — MTSSANLNWLLDDLIDRVPTAHQAVVLSSDGLLMGSSRSLSREDAEHMSAMAAGFQSLAKGASRHFGAGPVRQTVVEMESAYLFVTAAGAGACLAVLAASDSDIGLIAYEMAMLVTRVGQTMSATQRTPGVHTDAG; from the coding sequence ATGACCTCCTCCGCCAACCTCAACTGGCTGCTCGACGACCTGATCGACCGGGTCCCGACGGCGCACCAGGCGGTGGTGCTCTCCTCCGACGGCCTGCTGATGGGCTCGTCGCGGAGTCTGAGCCGGGAGGACGCGGAGCACATGTCCGCGATGGCGGCCGGCTTCCAGAGCCTCGCCAAGGGCGCCAGCCGCCACTTCGGCGCCGGTCCGGTTCGGCAGACCGTGGTCGAGATGGAGTCCGCGTACCTGTTCGTGACCGCGGCCGGGGCGGGTGCGTGCCTCGCCGTGCTCGCCGCGTCGGACTCCGACATCGGGCTGATCGCGTACGAGATGGCCATGCTCGTCACCCGGGTGGGGCAGACCATGAGCGCCACCCAGCGAACCCCGGGGGTGCACACTGATGCGGGATAG
- a CDS encoding type II secretion system F family protein produces MIAPFGLVLNTDLAIAVSGGAAVGAGVFLLVRELLPATPALAPALRRLHRETRAPAAEIRRRRRLDWLGGLARWLRPPQQELELLGRTPEQYALSILVSALVGLVAPVVSLTFMAAAGIRLPFVVPVFAGLLCAAAAAWLAHQDVLTKAERARREFSRAVCTYLDLVALQISAAHGPVQSLEQAAEICDGWVFERIREALHIAQLQMRSPWEELRELSERIGVPELGDVGAIMQSSGTEGAQVHDTLRSRADALRDQIRTEALARAEGVTSRLDIPGALLVFILLGFVLFPFMARV; encoded by the coding sequence ATGATCGCCCCGTTCGGCCTCGTGCTCAACACCGACCTGGCGATCGCGGTCAGCGGCGGTGCGGCCGTCGGCGCCGGCGTGTTCCTGTTAGTCCGCGAGCTGCTCCCGGCGACGCCCGCGCTCGCGCCCGCGCTCCGGCGCCTGCACCGGGAGACGCGCGCGCCGGCCGCGGAGATCCGTCGTCGCCGGCGCCTGGACTGGCTCGGCGGCCTGGCCCGCTGGCTGCGCCCGCCGCAGCAGGAACTGGAACTGCTGGGCCGCACACCGGAGCAGTACGCGCTGTCCATCCTGGTCTCCGCGCTGGTCGGTCTGGTCGCGCCGGTCGTCTCGCTGACCTTCATGGCCGCGGCCGGGATCCGGCTGCCGTTCGTGGTGCCGGTCTTCGCCGGGCTGCTGTGCGCGGCCGCGGCGGCCTGGCTGGCCCACCAGGACGTGCTGACCAAGGCCGAACGCGCACGCCGCGAGTTCAGCCGGGCCGTCTGCACCTACCTGGACTTGGTCGCGCTGCAGATCTCCGCGGCGCACGGCCCGGTCCAGTCCCTCGAACAGGCCGCCGAGATCTGCGACGGCTGGGTGTTCGAACGCATCCGGGAGGCGCTGCACATCGCACAGCTGCAGATGCGCTCTCCCTGGGAGGAACTGCGTGAGCTGTCCGAGCGCATCGGCGTGCCCGAGCTGGGTGACGTCGGCGCGATCATGCAGTCCTCCGGCACCGAGGGCGCTCAGGTGCACGACACCTTGCGCAGTCGCGCCGACGCTCTGCGTGACCAGATCCGGACCGAGGCGCTCGCCCGGGCCGAGGGCGTGACCAGCCGGCTCGACATCCCCGGTGCCCTGCTCGTCTTTATCCTGCTCGGTTTCGTCCTGTTCCCGTTCATGGCCAGGGTCTGA
- a CDS encoding GTP-binding protein, whose amino-acid sequence MGSVRYDEQSVTVPTALKILIAGGFGAGKTTLVGSVSEVRPLQTEEVLTGLGLDVDDTFGVEQKGTTTVAMDFGRITISEDLQIYLFGTPGQDRFWFLWDELAFGALGAVVLADTRRLADCFPSVDYFEQRGTPFVVAVNMFEGHKQITEAALRTALDLDPEVPIVLCDARDRRSGKSVLIALVEYVAERRGLSLAGAPS is encoded by the coding sequence ATGGGCTCCGTGCGCTATGACGAGCAGTCGGTCACCGTACCGACGGCTCTCAAGATCTTGATCGCGGGTGGCTTCGGCGCCGGGAAGACCACGCTGGTCGGCTCCGTCAGCGAGGTCCGGCCACTGCAGACCGAGGAGGTGCTGACCGGCCTCGGGCTGGACGTGGACGACACGTTCGGCGTCGAGCAGAAGGGCACCACCACGGTCGCGATGGACTTCGGGCGCATCACGATCAGCGAGGACCTGCAGATCTACCTGTTCGGCACGCCCGGCCAGGACCGGTTCTGGTTCCTCTGGGACGAGCTGGCGTTCGGCGCGCTCGGCGCGGTCGTGCTGGCCGACACCCGGCGGCTCGCGGACTGCTTCCCGTCCGTCGACTACTTCGAGCAGCGCGGCACGCCGTTCGTGGTCGCGGTCAACATGTTCGAGGGGCACAAGCAGATCACCGAGGCCGCGCTGCGGACCGCGCTCGACCTCGACCCGGAGGTGCCGATCGTGCTGTGCGACGCCCGGGACCGCCGGTCCGGCAAGAGCGTGCTGATCGCGCTGGTGGAGTACGTGGCCGAGCGCCGCGGCCTCAGTCTCGCCGGAGCGCCGTCGTAG
- a CDS encoding type II secretion system F family protein: protein MAPPPGEPAEAGVMNQTASLSLIAALAGAAIVGGLILAGVALFGRPGPRGPDSPLTVRVRQLWNGADPSASGRRRHHAIIVAAFAGGALAWLLTGLPVAGVLVGIAIPGAPWLFTVGRAERRNIARVEALGEWTRRLKDVSNIGQGLQQAIVSTAATAPDTINNEVRTLAARLRAGENPRDALLLFADEMGDPVADQVVAALILHLTDRGERLSDVLSSIAAGAAADVATRREVEAKRTQPRFAVRFLTGVTLLVLVIGLLNPEYMRPYGTVVGQVIMGSLGAAFVALLAWVRGMSMPPVVPRFLNAPRTEEALR, encoded by the coding sequence CTGGCGCCGCCCCCGGGTGAGCCTGCTGAGGCCGGCGTCATGAACCAGACGGCGAGCCTTTCGCTGATCGCGGCGCTGGCCGGTGCCGCGATCGTCGGCGGCCTGATCCTGGCCGGGGTGGCGCTCTTCGGCCGGCCCGGCCCGCGCGGCCCGGACTCGCCGCTGACGGTCCGGGTGCGGCAGCTGTGGAACGGCGCCGACCCGAGCGCGTCCGGCCGGCGGCGGCATCACGCGATCATCGTGGCCGCGTTCGCCGGTGGTGCGCTGGCCTGGCTGCTCACCGGGCTGCCGGTGGCCGGCGTGCTGGTCGGCATCGCGATCCCCGGAGCGCCCTGGCTGTTCACCGTGGGCCGGGCGGAGCGGCGCAACATCGCGCGCGTCGAGGCGCTCGGCGAGTGGACCCGCCGGCTGAAGGACGTCTCCAACATCGGCCAGGGCCTCCAGCAGGCGATCGTGAGCACGGCGGCGACCGCACCGGACACGATCAACAACGAGGTGCGCACGCTCGCCGCCCGGCTCCGCGCCGGTGAGAACCCGAGGGACGCGCTGCTGCTGTTCGCGGACGAGATGGGCGATCCGGTCGCGGACCAGGTGGTGGCCGCGCTTATCCTGCACCTGACGGACCGCGGCGAGCGCCTCAGCGACGTGCTGAGCTCGATCGCCGCCGGAGCTGCCGCCGACGTCGCCACCCGGCGCGAGGTGGAGGCGAAGCGCACGCAGCCACGGTTCGCGGTCCGCTTCCTGACCGGCGTGACGCTGCTCGTGCTCGTGATCGGCCTGCTCAACCCCGAGTACATGCGGCCGTACGGAACCGTGGTCGGTCAGGTCATCATGGGCTCGCTCGGCGCCGCGTTCGTGGCGCTGCTGGCCTGGGTCCGCGGAATGAGCATGCCGCCGGTCGTGCCCCGGTTCCTGAACGCACCGCGGACCGAGGAGGCGCTCCGATGA
- a CDS encoding DUF742 domain-containing protein — protein MRDRPPDMPRRPDEPETHWMDDDAGPVVRAYAVTGGRVRPVAGGFDLVAFVVSRGGENAWPAHLSPEQRAILAASREPLSVAEVAAKLNLALGVIRVLLGDLLAADLISMYEPPAARRHDEDILKAVVNGLRAL, from the coding sequence ATGCGGGATAGACCACCGGACATGCCGCGGCGGCCGGACGAGCCGGAGACGCACTGGATGGACGACGACGCCGGCCCGGTCGTCCGCGCCTACGCGGTGACCGGCGGCCGGGTGCGCCCGGTAGCCGGCGGGTTCGACCTGGTGGCGTTCGTCGTCTCCCGGGGCGGGGAGAACGCGTGGCCGGCCCACCTGAGCCCGGAGCAGCGCGCGATCCTCGCAGCCTCGCGGGAGCCGCTCTCGGTGGCCGAGGTGGCCGCGAAACTGAACCTGGCGCTCGGCGTGATCCGGGTCCTCCTCGGCGACCTGCTGGCCGCCGACCTGATCTCCATGTACGAGCCGCCCGCGGCTCGCCGGCATGACGAAGACATCCTCAAGGCGGTTGTTAATGGGCTCCGTGCGCTATGA
- a CDS encoding BTAD domain-containing putative transcriptional regulator: MPVRYGILGPLRATAGGGEVDLGPAKQRAVLALLLLEANRPVPAAAIVDAVWADDPPENGANVVQKHIAGLRRALEPDRSPRAPSSVLTLDGAGYRLLVEPGALDTDTFDSSVRGARALLADGDPGAAATALRSALLLWRGQALAGFGGRVFDTARRRLDDTRGAAWELLAEAELALGRHASLGAELARVVEEFPAREELRGALLLALYRQGRQAEALTAFREARDYLHDEFGVEPGERLQDLHRRILRSDASLALPAAAPAPAVSPAPAVVVPVPAQPAAVPPVVVHLSAPAARRVDLSGRAWMKAVLFGGIAFGSLGWLTWLVIGIVAWVRRSWGHGAAAVLYAMCLVGMIVLIESGKLDPESDLVSVWDVYMAICVVVPMLAGALHGVLLAFVPRPAGGATGEVLADEVREANRQQARQILTYRPDIAAELGIGRPDLIRWYDDGGLLDVNAVPEALLVTLPGVTAEMAHDLAAERARGGPFGSPEDLVARGALPRRRADALRPLLIFGAGTPTTALRRD, translated from the coding sequence GTGCCGGTCCGCTATGGAATTCTCGGCCCGTTGCGGGCGACGGCCGGCGGCGGCGAGGTCGACCTCGGGCCGGCGAAACAGCGCGCGGTGCTCGCGCTGCTGCTCCTCGAAGCGAACCGCCCGGTCCCGGCCGCCGCGATCGTGGACGCGGTGTGGGCCGACGACCCACCGGAGAACGGCGCGAACGTGGTGCAGAAGCACATCGCCGGGCTGCGCCGGGCGCTGGAGCCGGACCGGTCGCCCCGCGCGCCCAGCAGCGTGCTCACCCTGGACGGTGCCGGCTACCGGCTGCTCGTCGAGCCGGGCGCGCTGGACACCGACACCTTCGACTCGTCGGTACGCGGTGCCCGCGCGCTGCTGGCCGACGGTGACCCGGGTGCCGCTGCCACCGCGCTGCGGTCCGCGCTGCTGCTCTGGCGCGGCCAGGCGCTGGCCGGGTTCGGCGGTCGCGTCTTCGACACCGCGCGCCGGCGGCTGGACGACACCCGCGGCGCGGCCTGGGAGCTGCTGGCCGAGGCGGAGCTGGCGCTGGGCCGGCACGCGTCGCTCGGCGCGGAGCTGGCCCGGGTGGTCGAGGAGTTCCCGGCGCGGGAGGAACTGCGCGGTGCGCTGCTGCTGGCGCTCTACCGGCAGGGGCGGCAGGCCGAGGCGCTGACCGCGTTCCGCGAGGCGCGCGACTATCTGCACGACGAGTTCGGGGTGGAGCCGGGCGAGCGGCTGCAGGACCTGCACCGGCGGATCCTCCGCTCGGACGCGTCGCTGGCGCTCCCGGCGGCGGCGCCCGCGCCCGCGGTGTCACCGGCACCGGCGGTCGTCGTGCCGGTGCCCGCGCAGCCGGCCGCCGTGCCGCCGGTCGTCGTGCACCTGTCCGCTCCGGCCGCCCGGCGGGTGGACCTGTCCGGCCGGGCCTGGATGAAGGCCGTCCTGTTCGGCGGCATCGCGTTCGGGTCGCTCGGCTGGCTGACCTGGCTGGTCATCGGCATCGTGGCCTGGGTGCGGCGCAGCTGGGGGCACGGCGCCGCCGCCGTCCTCTACGCGATGTGCCTGGTCGGCATGATCGTGCTCATCGAGAGCGGCAAGCTCGACCCGGAGAGCGACCTGGTCTCCGTCTGGGACGTCTACATGGCGATCTGCGTGGTGGTCCCGATGCTGGCCGGCGCGCTGCACGGAGTGCTGCTGGCGTTCGTCCCGCGGCCGGCCGGCGGCGCGACCGGCGAGGTCCTCGCGGACGAGGTGCGGGAGGCCAACCGGCAGCAGGCCCGGCAGATCCTCACCTACCGGCCGGACATCGCGGCCGAGCTGGGCATCGGCCGGCCGGACCTGATCCGCTGGTACGACGACGGTGGCCTGCTCGACGTGAACGCCGTGCCGGAGGCGCTGCTGGTGACGCTGCCCGGGGTGACCGCCGAGATGGCCCACGACCTGGCCGCGGAACGCGCGCGCGGCGGGCCGTTCGGCTCACCGGAGGACCTGGTGGCCCGCGGCGCGCTACCCCGGCGCCGCGCCGACGCGCTGCGGCCGTTGCTGATCTTCGGCGCCGGAACGCCTACGACGGCGCTCCGGCGAGACTGA
- a CDS encoding pilus assembly protein TadG-related protein, protein MSIFLAITLFAVLVIIGLSFDASGRLRTLQRANNLAAEAARAGGQQIDVEAAMSGGQKVVDMNAAAVAARAYLDRAGVVGSATWITRGAGCADTARCLRVDVRMTYQMVMLPVFGFPETVTVNGSATAELLTDEDI, encoded by the coding sequence GTGAGCATCTTCCTGGCGATCACGCTCTTCGCCGTACTCGTGATCATCGGCCTGTCGTTCGACGCGTCCGGGCGGCTGCGCACGCTGCAACGCGCCAACAACCTGGCGGCGGAGGCGGCCCGCGCCGGCGGCCAGCAGATCGACGTCGAGGCGGCGATGAGCGGCGGCCAGAAGGTCGTCGACATGAACGCGGCCGCGGTGGCCGCACGCGCCTACCTGGACCGGGCCGGCGTGGTCGGCAGCGCCACCTGGATCACCCGGGGGGCCGGCTGCGCCGACACCGCGCGCTGCCTGCGGGTGGACGTGCGGATGACGTACCAGATGGTGATGTTGCCGGTCTTCGGCTTCCCGGAGACGGTCACCGTCAACGGCAGCGCCACCGCGGAACTCCTGACCGACGAGGACATCTGA